Proteins from a single region of Theobroma cacao cultivar B97-61/B2 chromosome 10, Criollo_cocoa_genome_V2, whole genome shotgun sequence:
- the LOC108663693 gene encoding uncharacterized protein LOC108663693 yields the protein MEPLQHFSHEHPLIFSEEQSHESEEQAYCSGCGELVSGPSFSCVECGFYLDKKCAEAPSQLNHPFHRNHSLNLLASSPYDASLSIICDFCGEICDRNNRRES from the coding sequence atGGAGCCGCTTCAGCATTTTAGCCATGAACATCCACTGATTTTCAGTGAAGAGCAAAGCCATGAAAGTGAGGAGCAGGCTTATTGCTCAGGATGTGGGGAGCTGGTGTCGGGTCCAAGCTTCAGCTGTGTGGAGTGTGGGTTTTACCTCGACAAGAAGTGCGCCGAGGCACCTTCACAGCTGAATCACCCCTTTCATCGTAACCACAGCCTTAATCTTCTAGCAAGCTCGCCATATGATGCAAGTCTGTCTATTATTTGTGATTTCTGTGGCGAAATATGTGACAG